One segment of Chelonia mydas isolate rCheMyd1 chromosome 13, rCheMyd1.pri.v2, whole genome shotgun sequence DNA contains the following:
- the LOC122461303 gene encoding leukotriene B4 receptor 1-like, which translates to MTNVTFNATAQPGALPPLPGAKLGLTVLSLAFILGFPGNIFVVWSALWRVQKRTVTCLLILHLALADCAVLLTSPFFLRLLSAGKWEFGPVVCQLCHYVCGVSMYASIFLITLMSLDRCLAVTKPFISQKIRTALVVRSLVLAIWMVSFLLALPVIFYRKLVHRGRHLLCDLSHPATGHLVFHNLFETLTGFVLPFTAIIWSYCVIGRRLQETRFRRKRRTNRLIVLIVAAFALFWLPFHVVNILDVAGALSHSKGLIMAGKLARPTLTALAFFSSSVNPILYTFTGGALIKSAGIGFMAKLFEGTASEMSSTRQGTGRTIQRREEAKLEMPQDGNPESITVSTNPLE; encoded by the coding sequence ATGACCAACGTCACCTTCAACGCCACTGCCCAGCCAGGTGCGCTGCCCCCGTTGCCCGGCGCCAAGCTGGGGCTGACCGTGCTCTCCTTGGCCTTCATCCTGGGCTTCCCGGGCAACATCTTCGTGGTGTGGAGTGCTCTCTGGCGTGTCCAGAAGCGCACAGTCACCTGCCTCCTCATTCTCCACCTGGCCTTGGCCGACTGCGCCGTGCTGctcacttcccctttcttccttcGGCTCCTGAGCGCCGGAAAGTGGGAGTTCGGCCCTGTGGTCTGCCAGCTGTGCCACTATGTCTGCGGCGTCAGCATGTACGCcagcatcttcctcatcaccCTCATGAGTCTGGACCGCTGCTTAGCTGTCACCAAGCCCTTCATCTCCCAGAAGATCCGGACCGCCCTGGTGGTCAGGTCCTTGGTCCTGGCCATCTGGATGGTCTCTTTCCTCCTTGCCTTGCCCGTCATTTTCTACCGCAAGCTGGTGCACAGGGGCAGGCACCTGCTCTGCGACCTGTCCCATCCCGCCACTGGCCACCTTGTCTTCCACAACCTTTTTGAGACCCTGACCGGCTTTGTGCTGCCCTTCACTGCCATCATCTGGAGCTACTGCGTCATCGGGCGCAGGCTGCAGGAGACCCGCTTCCGGAGGAAGCGCCGCACCAACCGGCTCATTGTGCTGATTGTGGCTGCCTTCGCCCTCTTCTGGCTACCCTTCCACGTGGTGAACATCCTAGACGTGGCTGGGGCTCTGAGCCACTCCAAGGGTCTCATCATGGCTGGGAAGTTGGCCCGGCCCACCCTGACGGCCCTGGCTTTCTTCAGCAGCAGCGTCAACCCCATCCTCTATACCTTCACCGGCGGTGCCTTGATTAAGTCGGCCGGCATAGGCTTCATGGCCAAGCTCTTTGAGGGGACGGCCTCAGAGATGTCCAGCACGCGGCAGGGGACGGGGCGGACCATCCAGCGGCGCGAGGAGGCCAAGTTGGAGATGCCGCAGGATGGGAACCCAGAGAGCATCACCGTTTCCACCAACCCCCTGGAGTAG
- the LOC102947618 gene encoding leukotriene B4 receptor 2, translating to MTESPEATSSSPGRSEVCPHPTLPSLGAYRSGWGDPANPPGCSSAQPHALGPHYSAAPVQTCRASSQPPPGHGGTGLGEDRTRPPGLEASQEICPGPVPDAIMNSCLHTSSNVTLLTSSVSSVTGIVFLLLAALIGLPGNLFVVWSILWKMKPSCRSVTCLLVLNLAMADGAVLLLTPFFILFLTFKTWFFGLAVCKGVYYLCCVNMYASIFIITLMSVDRCLAVSRPYLSQAIRKKHLVVKILAALWAAAVLLAVPAFVYRQLVSDLSGRWLICEPCHATRGLAVFHFTMETVVAFVVPFAVIVGCYSAILVRLRGRRWHRRGARTGKLIAAVVLCFAALWVPYHVVNVLQVASNMASGRVAESLGHAWKAGRAGATALAFLSSSINPVLYVFAAGDLIKTSGAKFIAQFFEGASGEVHKKSPSQRDLDKDTVAGEGMEIGQLQAWGEGAKQDGTIGQLTPPGQDPHQAAAP from the exons aTGACAGAGTCTCCAGAAGCCACTTCTTCCAGCCCTGGGCGCTCCGAGGTGTGCCCCCACCCGACCCTTCCCTCCCTGGGAGCCTACAGGAGTGGCTGGGGGGATCCTGCCAACCCGCCTGGCTGCTCCTCggcccagccccatgctctggggccCCATTACTCAGCGGCTCCAGTCCAGACGTGCCGAGCttccagccagcccccacccGGCCATGGAGGGACTGGGCTAGGAGAGGACAGGACACGCCCGCCTGGATTGGAGGCCTCTCA GGAAATCTGTCCTGGCCCCGTGCCCGATGCCATCATGAACAGCTGCCTGCACACCTCCAGCAACGTCACCCTCCTGACGTCCTCGGTCTCCAGCGTGACCGGAATCGTTTTCCTCCTCCTGGCCGCTCTGATCGGGCTGCCGGGCAACCTGTTTGTGGTGTGGAGCATCCTGtggaagatgaagcccagctgccGCTCAGTCACCTGCCTGCTGGTCCTCAACCTGGCCATGGCCGACGGGGCCGTCCTCCTGCTCACGCCCTtcttcatcctcttcctcacttTCAAGACCTGGTTCTTCGGCCTTGCGGTCTGCAAAGGCGTCTACTACCTTTGTTGCGTCAACATGTACGCCAGCATCTTCATCATCACACTCATGAGCGTGGACCGCTGCTTGGCCGTCAGCCGGCCCTACCTCTCCCAAGCCATCCGCAAGAAGCACCTGGTGGTCAAGATCTTGGCCGCCCTCTGGGCAGCGGCTGTCTTGTTGGCTGTCCCAGCCTTCGTGTACCGGCAGCTGGTGTCAGACCTGTCAGGGCGGTGGCTGATCTGCGAGCCGTGCCATGCCACACGGGGCCTGGCTGTCTTCCACTTCACCATGGAGACAGTGGTGGCCTTTGTGGTGCCCTTTGCAGTCATTGTGGGCTGCTACTCCGCCATCTTGGTGCGGCTGCGGGGGCGGCGGTGGCACCGCCGGGGAGCACGGACGGGGAAGCTCATAGCCGCCGTGGTGCTCTGCTTTGCTGCCCTCTGGGTGCCCTACCACGTGGTCAACGTGCTGCAGGTGGCCTCCAACATGGCCTCAGGGAGGGTGGCGGAGAGCCTGGGCCATGCGTGGAAGGCTGGCCGGGCGGGGGCCACCGCCCTGgccttcctcagcagcagcaTTAACCCCGTCCTCTACGTCTTCGCCGCCGGGGACCTGATCAAGACCTCAGGGGCCAAGTTCATTGCCCAGTTCTTCGAGGGGGCCTCCGGGGAGGTGCACAAGAAGTCGCCCtcccagagggacctagacaaggACACAGTGGCAGGGGAAGGCATGGAGATAGGGCAGCTgcaggcatggggggagggggccaagCAGGACGGGACCATAGGGCAGTTGACACCCCCTGGACAGGATCCACACCAAGCTGCAGCCCCTTAG
- the LOC114021661 gene encoding uncharacterized protein LOC114021661 isoform X1 gives MELTLLLPLLATLKILPRPVFLAGVPAAPSLSLHPQKQEYLPGDTVEIKCSAPPSVDSVGGFQFLSDIGKAITVLASSRTSHIFKMSLTGPEDGGSYHCTYWIGQGHSWNRSSDSDAVLIRVKVRRHFWVRELAVGGSFFTINGLIFLISHLCMKGKASKEKHTGVSDPFQSDYYPVPVRSVIRQSGHSATAKANHIPSPMSRGNNEYQEEV, from the exons CCACTCTCAAGATTCTCCCCAGGCCAGTGTTCCTTGCAG gtgtccctgcagccccatccctgtccctgcacccccagaaGCAGGAGTACCTTCCCGGAGACACTGTTGAGATCAAGTGCTCTGCTCCTCCTTCTGTGGATAGCGTTGGAGGATTCCAGTTCCTCAGTGATATTGGAAAGGCCATCACAGTCCTAGCTTCATCCAGGACAAGCCATATCTTCAAGATGAGCCTCACAGGGCCTGAGGACGGGGGGTCATACCATTGCACATACTGGATAGGCCAAGGCCATTCTTGGAACAGGTCCAGTGACAGTGATGCCGTCCTCATTAGAGTGAAAG TGCGCAGACATTTCTGGGTCCGGGAGCTGGCTGTGGGTGGGTCCTTCTTCACCATTAATGgcctcatcttcctcatctccCACCTCTGCATGAAGGGCAAAG CTTCCAAGGAGAAGCATACAGGCGTCTCAGACCCATTTCAATCAGATTATTACCCAGTCCCTGTTCGATCGGTCATTCGTCAGTCTGGTCATTCTGCGACCGCCAAGGCAaaccacatccccagccccatgtCCCGTGGGAATAATGAGTACCAGGAAGAGGTGTGA